One genomic window of Glycine soja cultivar W05 chromosome 9, ASM419377v2, whole genome shotgun sequence includes the following:
- the LOC114368113 gene encoding uncharacterized protein LOC114368113, with product MASLQAEKLVESQSLRQVKKEPAKPSGSTPKAPSSKSAPKKTQKRSQPKQKVWKEVVEIVLGCMDLDLALRTKRPISTLETSNKVKIEKWDRSNRMCLMIMKRSILEAFWGSISEGQSAKKFLEEIEQYFAKNEKAETSNLLAKLISMKYKGKGNIWEYIMEMSNLASKLKSLKLELGEDLLVHLVLISLPAHFGQFKVSYNTQKDKWSLNELISHCVQEEERLQHY from the exons ATGGCATCACTCCAAGCagagaaacttgttgaatctcaGTCATTAAGGCAGGTTAAGAAAGAACCTGCAAAACCCAGTGGCAGCACTCCaaaagctccttcttccaaatCAGCTCCAAAGAAAACTCAAAAAAGGTCTCAGCCTAAACAGAAG GTCTGGAAGGAAGTCGTAGAAATTGTTCTTGGCTGTATGGATTTGGACTTGGCATTGAGGACGAAACGACCCATTTCCACTCTGGAAACCTCTAATAAGGTAAAGATTGAGAAGTGGGATCGGTCCAACCGAATGTGCCTTATGATCATGAAGCGCTCCATTCTAGAGGCGTTTTGGGGCTCTATTTCTGAGGGTCAAAGTGCAAAGAAATTCCTTGAGGAAATTGAGCAATACTTTGCCAAAAATGAAAAGGCGGAGACGAGTAACCTTTTGGCCAAACTCATCTCCATGAAGTATAAAGGCAAAGGAAACATATGGGAGTACATCATGGAGATGTCCAATCTCGCATCAAAACTCAAGTCACTTAAGTTAGAGCTCGGTGAAGACCTGCTCGTGCACTTGGTTTTGATCTCGCTTCCTGCACactttgggcaattcaaagtgaGCTATAACACTCAGAAGGACAAATGGTCCCTCAATGAGCTTATATCTCACTGTGTGCAAGAGGAGGAGAGGCTacaacactactaa